One window of Phycisphaeraceae bacterium genomic DNA carries:
- a CDS encoding S9 family peptidase, translated as MGRMDAVQYPPTYRATTNNVYFGVEVPSPYQWMEDLESVDVDNWIADQNSISLPYLASLPYREEIRDQYEKLINYERYSAPGKSGGRYFYSYNSGLMNQNQLFVMDSLDGDARLLIDPNTFSDDGTVALGGTEVSDDGRYIAYSKQIGGSDWRTWYVHDIESGEDTSDVLEFIKFSGVSWSKDNAGFYYSRYPSEGGTDLSSTNENLKVYYHTLGTPQSNDRMIYELPSHPRRGPYAGVTEDGDYLIIQVHEGFNANAIHYKSLTDDRASVVRLFDEWDAQYDFLDNDGSTFFFLTTKDAPNWRVVAIDVNQSNAGTDPSLWRDVVPEGAEAIDSAAFVGGRLIVRYLKDAKSVVRVFEKDGSFVRDVALPGIGTASGFGGRDNDPETSFEFSSYTSPRTAYTYNVQTGEVSLFRKPEIDVDLDKYVVNQVFYSSKDGTRVPMFLVHRKDIVLNGANPTLLYGYGGFNVSLTPGFSTSRVLWLEMGGVYAVPNLRGGGEYGESWHEAGTKLNKQNVFDDFISAAEWLIANGYTRPDKLAIQGGSNGGLLVGACMTQRPDLFGCCLPAVGVLDMLRYHTPTIARAWSTDYGLSENEDEFHALYAYSPLHNVREGTCYPPTLVTTADRDDRVVPWHSFKFTSALQHAQECANPILIRVETDAGHGSGKPISKVIEEVADEWAFVAKALDMHPEFHAN; from the coding sequence ATGGGCCGGATGGATGCGGTGCAATATCCACCCACATACCGGGCTACAACGAACAATGTGTACTTCGGTGTGGAGGTGCCCTCGCCGTATCAGTGGATGGAGGACCTCGAATCCGTGGATGTCGACAACTGGATCGCAGATCAGAACTCGATCTCGCTCCCATATCTTGCAAGCCTGCCGTACCGAGAAGAGATCCGTGATCAGTACGAGAAGCTGATCAACTACGAGCGGTACTCAGCGCCAGGCAAGTCTGGCGGGCGGTACTTCTACTCGTACAACTCCGGGCTGATGAACCAGAACCAGTTGTTCGTGATGGATTCGCTTGATGGCGACGCGCGGCTGCTCATTGATCCAAACACATTTAGCGATGATGGCACGGTTGCGCTCGGCGGAACCGAGGTCAGTGATGATGGCAGATACATTGCGTATTCGAAGCAGATCGGCGGCTCCGACTGGCGCACGTGGTACGTGCACGATATCGAGTCGGGCGAGGATACCAGCGACGTACTCGAGTTCATCAAGTTTTCCGGTGTGAGCTGGTCGAAGGACAATGCCGGGTTCTACTACAGCCGGTATCCGTCCGAGGGCGGGACTGATCTCTCCAGCACAAACGAGAACCTGAAGGTCTACTACCACACACTTGGCACGCCGCAGAGCAACGACAGGATGATCTATGAACTCCCGTCACACCCCCGTCGTGGACCGTACGCAGGTGTGACGGAGGACGGTGATTATCTCATTATCCAGGTACACGAGGGATTCAACGCAAACGCCATCCATTACAAGTCGCTGACCGATGACCGCGCGTCTGTTGTGCGCTTGTTTGACGAGTGGGATGCGCAGTATGACTTCCTTGATAACGATGGCTCGACCTTCTTCTTCCTGACGACAAAGGATGCGCCAAACTGGCGTGTTGTTGCGATCGATGTCAACCAGTCCAATGCTGGCACGGACCCATCGCTGTGGCGCGATGTTGTCCCTGAAGGTGCTGAAGCGATCGACAGCGCAGCGTTTGTTGGTGGCCGACTGATCGTCCGCTACCTGAAGGATGCCAAGTCTGTTGTCAGGGTGTTTGAGAAGGACGGCAGCTTTGTTCGCGACGTGGCGCTGCCCGGCATCGGTACAGCCAGTGGATTCGGGGGTCGCGACAATGATCCGGAGACATCGTTTGAGTTCTCCAGTTACACCAGTCCGCGCACGGCTTACACCTATAACGTGCAGACCGGCGAAGTCTCGCTCTTCCGCAAGCCGGAGATTGATGTTGATCTCGACAAGTATGTGGTCAATCAGGTGTTCTACTCAAGCAAGGACGGCACTCGGGTGCCGATGTTCCTCGTGCATCGCAAGGACATCGTGCTCAACGGCGCAAACCCGACACTGCTGTACGGGTATGGCGGGTTCAATGTTTCGCTGACACCCGGGTTCAGCACATCCCGCGTCCTCTGGCTTGAGATGGGGGGTGTCTACGCGGTCCCGAACCTGCGTGGCGGCGGCGAGTACGGCGAATCGTGGCACGAGGCTGGCACCAAGCTGAACAAGCAAAACGTGTTCGACGACTTCATCTCGGCTGCCGAATGGCTGATCGCCAACGGATACACACGCCCGGACAAGCTCGCGATCCAGGGCGGTTCCAACGGTGGGCTGCTTGTGGGCGCGTGCATGACACAGCGTCCAGATCTCTTCGGTTGCTGCCTGCCCGCGGTTGGCGTGCTCGACATGCTCCGGTACCACACGCCGACAATCGCGCGTGCGTGGTCAACAGATTACGGTCTGAGCGAGAACGAGGACGAGTTCCACGCGCTCTACGCATACTCCCCGCTGCACAACGTGCGGGAGGGCACATGCTATCCGCCGACACTGGTGACAACAGCCGATCGCGATGATCGCGTCGTCCCGTGGCACTCGTTCAAGTTCACTTCGGCGCTGCAGCACGCGCAGGAGTGCGCAAATCCGATCCTGATCCGTGTTGAAACAGACGCGGGGCATGGTTCGGGCAAGCCGATCTCTAAAGTGATTGAGGAGGTTGCTGACGAGTGGGCGTTTGTCGCAAAGGCGCTCGACATGCACCCCGAATTCCACGCAAACTAA
- a CDS encoding phosphopantothenoylcysteine decarboxylase, whose product MHKHVFVGVCGGISAYKICHVVSRLAQAGADVTVAMTDAAQRFVGPLTFQALSAKPVITDVFEHVSVRDDGRLDPQHVSLARSVDVAIVAPCTMDCLARLAHGHASDPVCLVLSAVDLKRTPILLAPAMNAAMWGQASTKRNVETLKADGFVFVGPDSGWQACRTDGEGRMAEPDEILARVAEICAGQPN is encoded by the coding sequence ATGCACAAACACGTATTTGTTGGTGTGTGCGGCGGTATCAGTGCGTACAAGATCTGCCATGTTGTGAGCAGACTCGCACAAGCAGGTGCTGACGTGACGGTTGCGATGACCGATGCTGCTCAGCGGTTCGTTGGTCCTCTCACATTTCAGGCGCTGTCTGCAAAGCCAGTCATAACTGATGTGTTTGAGCATGTGAGCGTTCGTGATGATGGCAGGCTCGATCCGCAGCATGTGTCGCTGGCTCGCTCAGTTGATGTCGCGATTGTGGCACCTTGCACAATGGACTGTCTTGCACGACTCGCGCATGGACATGCGAGCGATCCAGTGTGTCTTGTCCTTTCAGCGGTTGATCTGAAACGGACACCCATCCTGCTCGCGCCAGCGATGAACGCCGCGATGTGGGGGCAGGCATCCACGAAGCGGAACGTGGAGACACTCAAGGCCGACGGATTTGTGTTTGTCGGTCCTGACTCCGGCTGGCAGGCATGCAGGACCGATGGCGAGGGGCGGATGGCGGAACCTGATGAAATTCTCGCACGAGTTGCTGAGATCTGTGCTGGACAGCCCAACTGA
- a CDS encoding metal ABC transporter ATP-binding protein yields the protein MLADRPEHSASSPLSIHAMTVAYNRKPVLWDVDLDIPAGTLSAIVGPNGAGKSTLIKACLGLVPRAAGRVEFWGQSYDTARHRIGYVPQRESVDWDFPVSALDVVCMGMYGKIGWFRRVRKSHKEHGQRCLDRVGMGAFAKRQISQLSGGQQQRVFLARALAQESDLYFMDEPFAGVDAATERAIIEVLREIRSSGRTVLCVHHDLQTVPTYFDIAVLMNMRVVAAGPVDEVFTEENLRKTYGGRLTLLAEASEAVARLGGAR from the coding sequence ATGCTTGCTGATCGGCCGGAACACTCAGCCAGCAGCCCGCTCTCTATCCACGCGATGACAGTCGCATACAACCGCAAACCGGTGCTGTGGGATGTCGATCTCGATATCCCTGCTGGAACACTCTCAGCAATTGTGGGACCGAACGGCGCAGGAAAGAGCACACTCATCAAAGCGTGCCTCGGGCTTGTCCCGCGTGCTGCTGGTCGCGTCGAGTTCTGGGGGCAGTCATACGACACCGCACGTCATCGCATCGGATACGTCCCCCAGCGGGAGAGCGTTGACTGGGACTTTCCGGTATCGGCGCTCGATGTTGTGTGCATGGGAATGTACGGGAAGATCGGCTGGTTCCGGCGTGTCAGAAAGTCACACAAGGAGCACGGGCAACGGTGTCTCGATCGGGTCGGCATGGGAGCCTTTGCAAAGCGTCAGATCAGCCAGCTTTCCGGCGGACAACAACAGCGTGTGTTTCTCGCCCGCGCCCTGGCGCAAGAGTCCGATCTCTACTTCATGGACGAACCCTTCGCTGGCGTTGATGCTGCAACCGAACGTGCCATCATCGAAGTGTTGCGCGAGATCCGCTCCTCTGGCCGCACAGTGCTTTGTGTCCACCACGATCTCCAGACTGTGCCAACATACTTCGACATCGCTGTGCTTATGAACATGCGTGTCGTTGCTGCAGGGCCAGTTGACGAGGTGTTTACCGAAGAGAATCTCCGCAAGACATATGGCGGCAGGCTGACGCTGCTCGCTGAAGCGAGCGAAGCCGTTGCACGACTCGGTGGCGCACGATGA
- a CDS encoding DNA-directed RNA polymerase subunit omega: MIEALKSNEVVDKVGGRFKLCALIQRRLEELLDGARPMVERNGRSDLQIVVDEIEQGLIDIEYATGDDSADELELSDTVALL; encoded by the coding sequence ATGATCGAAGCTCTCAAGAGCAACGAAGTTGTCGACAAGGTCGGTGGTCGATTCAAGCTCTGCGCGCTGATCCAGCGCCGGCTTGAGGAACTTCTTGACGGCGCACGCCCCATGGTCGAGCGCAACGGTCGATCCGACCTGCAAATTGTTGTTGACGAGATCGAGCAGGGTTTGATCGACATCGAGTACGCCACCGGCGATGACAGTGCCGACGAACTCGAGTTGTCGGACACGGTAGCGCTGCTCTGA
- the mntR gene encoding manganese-binding transcriptional regulator MntR: MPASERSRTLRPTPDGHAQVRRAHSSELTEDYVEAIHDIIESRTVCKLVDLARHFGVSHVTVNKAIGRLVRDGLVRTMPYKPVELTPKGQKMAQHARERHETVVRFLLALGVDTKTAQIDAEGIEHHVSPKTLRAMERFVKAADK; encoded by the coding sequence ATGCCAGCATCCGAACGATCACGCACACTCCGCCCCACTCCTGATGGCCACGCGCAGGTTCGTCGGGCGCACTCATCGGAGCTGACCGAGGATTATGTTGAAGCAATCCACGACATTATCGAATCGAGGACGGTGTGCAAACTCGTCGATCTTGCGAGGCATTTCGGTGTGAGCCACGTCACCGTCAACAAGGCGATAGGGAGGCTCGTGCGTGATGGCTTGGTCCGGACTATGCCGTACAAACCGGTGGAGTTGACACCGAAGGGCCAAAAGATGGCCCAGCACGCACGGGAACGCCACGAAACAGTCGTCAGATTCCTGCTGGCGCTCGGTGTTGACACAAAGACCGCCCAGATTGATGCAGAAGGGATCGAGCACCACGTGAGCCCGAAAACGCTTCGAGCCATGGAACGTTTCGTCAAAGCTGCTGACAAATAG
- a CDS encoding C1 family peptidase — MKTAWIALVTLALCTSSTFSQTGSIDPTREELDTLTKFVPSEIELIEQPSVDLRRWMPPVGEQLMNDCTAWAMAYGAKTYAEARDQNWKPDAPSRIFSPRFVYNQINKGVDEGSNFIQATILMADKGAATLATEPYRPGDYSSQPSERAKAEAKAFPVYDAMLVDSRIGIRRALQRREVVVFGAHVGPAFLSGRFEEYTPTLFTADSKNRKPGQPHGKHAMVIVGYDDQRGCFLVQNSWGTDWAWHGYAWVAYELFDDIRIEADGMVFCNWACTLLDVEEPVTIGTDGVPKPAPKDLKTLHVKGHSDIVRYDPDLEKYVYIFTAQVQGQREALTDIEKVEWAWTNEFNKAESYTSDISEMRFAIIAGTVLNPLKIDATLHMKDGTRRKISGELVGPNPKADFRDATIYFHDDYFGNLVNNKATWEWEAKLDYPLEQRMDIVKVVWNVGNMNWRDPVQVNDGFNGPPAEEHAFGFANVPNEVSAEIHYNDGGIKVVKGHPGKFKDPIEDFFHIDVEKHLAGVHTSGEPLYAVRLSLDYPKQRQFDVKRVLYEVDAHIAPDALLGYQTFDNYQVFLETHRDFRLHATVEFENGTTQTFNEWVTLADDTKYSNPLRMELAVTDWYQGNNGGASYAIRYEIIGDRETVDGIKEVRYRELNHPEWSPVVVPADGTGRFVRSTTWSESFVDLAATVVFTDGAELELKKQHTRTSAVNDVLGFKLAVEKRDKLKILQDPHLLYEYTISLEGPYYRSRQIHSVDWYHTVGERREKTVHPVNWVMWPEAFQFNSSFDKPFELTAVLHDYLGFQEYITVPVSAMSVGDRRPAMRLSVREKFYAYDDKKEPQWDVRLELQQDYARMPSKPTKVEYLFTSLVSGAKTQAFERDPGTWTHFYLKEPQLVTAEVTFENGTTQTISNVAHTNAPRSDSPVRIDAFRQLATGDTRRYMIIVDGWENSRKAVRHIVMDAPGEDQDKDYSYSEGAVPDPMHFTYTAPDATPHDIKITVTFASGNSYDYIVKLPNEKTTLTVDVEQRYWGDGQWEATLTPTADWWPYLAQRTYWKGGFGYYFFDNVHAWPPGSVRIRTQPGNLKVQPYPTRDGDAVENSVVLIGPKQGEDDWKSHVTESLVMRKDRPTATSGSKSPNEWVAYIDGPEKDMIRIDHVTYTWREGESTRQFSVSDRWGEFRRGYEARVVTDPEMPTVKAVVTFKDGSTTTFGSLDPK, encoded by the coding sequence ATGAAGACTGCATGGATTGCTCTTGTCACACTCGCGCTTTGTACGAGTTCGACCTTCTCACAGACGGGCAGCATCGACCCGACACGTGAGGAACTGGACACGCTGACGAAGTTTGTACCTTCAGAGATTGAGTTGATCGAGCAGCCCTCGGTTGATCTTCGTCGCTGGATGCCACCGGTCGGTGAGCAGTTAATGAATGACTGCACAGCGTGGGCGATGGCATACGGCGCAAAGACGTATGCCGAAGCTCGTGATCAGAACTGGAAACCGGATGCACCCTCTCGCATCTTCTCTCCCCGATTTGTGTACAACCAGATCAACAAAGGTGTTGATGAGGGCTCGAACTTCATCCAGGCAACAATTCTGATGGCTGACAAAGGTGCTGCGACACTCGCGACAGAGCCGTACAGACCGGGGGATTATTCATCTCAGCCGTCTGAAAGGGCGAAGGCAGAGGCCAAGGCCTTTCCGGTCTATGACGCCATGCTGGTTGACAGCCGTATAGGCATTCGGCGTGCGCTGCAGCGGCGCGAGGTTGTTGTGTTCGGCGCCCATGTGGGGCCGGCATTTCTGTCGGGGCGATTTGAAGAGTACACGCCAACACTGTTCACTGCGGACAGCAAAAACAGAAAACCAGGGCAGCCGCACGGCAAGCACGCTATGGTCATCGTCGGGTACGACGACCAGCGCGGGTGTTTTCTTGTTCAGAACTCATGGGGTACTGACTGGGCCTGGCACGGCTATGCATGGGTCGCGTATGAGTTGTTCGACGACATTCGTATCGAAGCAGACGGCATGGTGTTCTGCAACTGGGCTTGTACGCTTCTCGATGTTGAAGAGCCTGTGACAATCGGTACCGATGGAGTGCCAAAGCCCGCGCCGAAGGATCTCAAAACGCTTCATGTGAAAGGCCACTCCGACATTGTCAGATACGACCCCGATCTTGAGAAGTATGTCTACATCTTTACTGCGCAGGTGCAGGGACAGCGTGAAGCGCTGACTGATATTGAGAAAGTCGAGTGGGCGTGGACCAACGAGTTCAACAAAGCAGAGTCCTACACGTCAGACATATCTGAGATGCGATTTGCAATCATTGCGGGAACAGTCCTGAATCCACTGAAGATCGATGCCACCCTGCACATGAAGGACGGCACTCGCAGGAAGATCTCAGGCGAACTTGTCGGCCCGAATCCGAAGGCGGATTTTCGTGATGCGACGATCTACTTCCATGACGACTACTTTGGAAATCTTGTCAACAACAAGGCAACGTGGGAATGGGAAGCGAAGCTCGACTATCCGCTTGAGCAGCGCATGGACATTGTGAAGGTCGTCTGGAACGTTGGCAACATGAACTGGCGCGATCCGGTGCAGGTGAATGACGGGTTTAATGGCCCACCGGCTGAAGAACACGCGTTTGGATTTGCCAATGTGCCAAACGAGGTGTCGGCTGAGATTCACTATAACGATGGCGGCATCAAGGTGGTGAAGGGTCATCCCGGCAAGTTCAAGGATCCGATTGAGGACTTCTTCCATATCGATGTCGAGAAACATCTTGCAGGAGTGCATACGTCTGGTGAGCCGCTCTACGCGGTGCGACTGTCGCTCGACTATCCCAAGCAGCGTCAGTTTGATGTGAAACGAGTGCTGTACGAGGTTGATGCGCACATCGCACCCGATGCGTTGCTTGGATACCAGACCTTTGACAACTATCAAGTCTTTCTCGAAACCCACAGAGATTTTCGTCTGCACGCAACAGTCGAGTTCGAGAACGGAACCACACAGACATTCAACGAGTGGGTGACATTGGCAGATGACACAAAGTACAGCAACCCGTTGCGCATGGAGCTTGCTGTCACCGATTGGTATCAAGGGAACAACGGCGGTGCGAGCTACGCGATCCGGTACGAGATCATCGGTGATCGCGAGACAGTTGACGGCATCAAGGAAGTCCGGTATCGGGAACTGAACCATCCCGAGTGGTCGCCTGTTGTCGTGCCTGCGGATGGAACCGGGCGGTTTGTGCGTTCGACGACGTGGAGTGAATCATTCGTTGATCTTGCAGCCACAGTTGTTTTTACGGATGGTGCCGAACTGGAACTCAAGAAACAGCATACACGCACGTCGGCTGTGAACGATGTATTGGGGTTCAAACTAGCCGTTGAAAAACGTGACAAGCTGAAGATTCTACAGGACCCCCATCTCCTGTACGAGTACACCATCTCGCTTGAAGGCCCGTATTACCGCTCCCGCCAGATTCATTCCGTTGACTGGTACCACACAGTTGGAGAGCGTCGGGAAAAAACAGTCCATCCTGTGAACTGGGTGATGTGGCCGGAAGCATTTCAGTTCAACAGCTCGTTCGACAAGCCTTTCGAGTTGACAGCGGTGCTCCACGACTACCTCGGATTTCAGGAGTACATCACAGTTCCTGTTTCTGCGATGTCTGTTGGTGATCGCAGACCTGCAATGCGATTGTCCGTGCGAGAAAAGTTCTATGCGTATGACGACAAGAAGGAGCCGCAGTGGGATGTCAGGCTGGAGTTGCAGCAGGACTATGCGAGAATGCCATCAAAGCCGACAAAGGTGGAGTACTTGTTTACCTCTCTTGTCAGCGGCGCGAAGACGCAGGCATTTGAGCGTGACCCGGGCACATGGACGCACTTCTATCTGAAAGAACCACAGCTTGTGACAGCAGAAGTGACGTTTGAAAACGGCACAACGCAGACAATCAGTAATGTTGCACATACCAATGCTCCACGCAGTGACTCTCCAGTTCGGATTGATGCATTCCGCCAGCTTGCAACTGGAGATACACGCAGGTACATGATTATCGTTGATGGCTGGGAGAACTCACGGAAAGCAGTTCGTCACATCGTAATGGATGCGCCCGGGGAAGATCAGGACAAAGACTATTCATACAGTGAGGGTGCGGTTCCGGACCCAATGCACTTCACGTACACTGCGCCGGACGCAACACCACATGACATCAAGATTACTGTGACCTTTGCATCGGGCAACTCGTACGATTACATTGTCAAGCTTCCGAACGAGAAAACCACGCTCACTGTGGACGTAGAGCAACGGTACTGGGGCGATGGACAATGGGAAGCAACACTGACTCCAACCGCTGATTGGTGGCCATATCTTGCGCAACGCACATACTGGAAGGGTGGGTTTGGATACTACTTCTTCGATAATGTGCATGCATGGCCGCCTGGCTCTGTTCGAATCAGAACACAGCCCGGCAATCTGAAAGTCCAGCCGTATCCGACACGGGACGGCGATGCGGTTGAGAACAGCGTTGTCCTGATTGGTCCGAAGCAAGGCGAGGATGACTGGAAGTCACATGTGACAGAATCCCTTGTCATGCGCAAGGACAGGCCAACTGCAACGTCAGGAAGCAAGTCGCCGAACGAATGGGTGGCGTACATTGATGGCCCTGAAAAGGACATGATTCGTATCGATCACGTGACGTACACATGGCGTGAAGGCGAGAGCACGCGCCAGTTCAGTGTGTCTGATCGATGGGGCGAGTTCCGCCGCGGGTATGAAGCCCGCGTGGTGACAGATCCGGAGATGCCAACTGTCAAAGCAGTTGTGACTTTCAAGGACGGCTCAACGACCACATTCGGATCATTGGATCCAAAGTAA
- a CDS encoding metal ABC transporter permease has protein sequence MIWNALTFQAGFNTTVVVLAAMLIGLAAGLIGSLALLRKRALMADALSHASLPGVAGAFILMNLLGFSGKNLSVLLVGAAITGVLAILSVQGLVRKTRLREDAAIGIVLSVSFGVGIVLLSIIQSMPQGTQGGLGTFIYGQTAAMRTRDAIFMGCIAFVAIVATLLLLKEFAVVCFNDEFAKVTGWPVTIIDVAMMALVVLVTVAGLQAVGLLLIVALLIIPPTAARFWTNRLSRFVAVSGIFGAMSGYLGAVTSASAAGLPAGAVIVLTSGVIFTISLLLAPKRGMIAGIVQHQSLRIKLSIDHLVEALLELQTNAHSSKLSSISDIAHHLGWTHGKAWRVALCARIASLIKSTGNTHALTEKGHRHALRIARNHRLWEQYLISYADIAPSHVDWSVDQVEHVLSEELVQRLEGALAQRGIIVPSLASIGAGTS, from the coding sequence ATGATCTGGAACGCACTGACATTCCAGGCAGGCTTCAACACAACTGTTGTTGTGCTTGCAGCAATGCTGATTGGTCTCGCTGCGGGGTTGATTGGTTCGCTCGCTTTGCTGCGCAAGCGTGCCCTCATGGCGGACGCACTCAGCCATGCGTCTCTGCCGGGGGTTGCTGGTGCGTTCATTCTCATGAACCTGCTCGGGTTTTCTGGAAAGAATCTGTCCGTGCTCCTTGTCGGTGCTGCGATCACGGGTGTTCTTGCGATCCTGAGTGTGCAGGGGCTCGTTCGGAAGACCCGCCTTCGCGAGGACGCTGCGATCGGCATTGTGCTGAGCGTCTCGTTCGGTGTTGGCATTGTGCTTCTCAGCATCATCCAGTCCATGCCACAGGGCACACAGGGTGGACTCGGCACATTTATCTATGGGCAAACCGCTGCGATGCGAACACGCGATGCCATCTTCATGGGATGCATCGCATTCGTTGCGATTGTTGCAACACTGCTGCTGCTCAAGGAGTTTGCAGTTGTCTGCTTCAACGATGAGTTTGCCAAAGTAACGGGCTGGCCTGTCACGATCATCGATGTTGCGATGATGGCTCTTGTCGTGCTGGTGACTGTTGCTGGGTTGCAGGCCGTTGGCTTGCTTCTCATCGTTGCGCTGCTCATCATCCCCCCCACCGCTGCACGATTCTGGACAAACAGGCTCTCACGATTTGTCGCTGTATCGGGCATCTTCGGTGCAATGAGCGGATATCTCGGCGCGGTCACAAGCGCATCCGCAGCCGGATTGCCAGCTGGCGCGGTCATCGTGCTCACCTCGGGCGTCATCTTTACGATCAGCCTTCTCTTAGCACCAAAGCGCGGCATGATTGCGGGTATTGTGCAGCATCAATCACTCCGCATCAAGCTCAGCATTGACCATCTTGTAGAAGCGCTGCTTGAGCTTCAGACAAACGCACACTCTTCAAAGCTGTCATCCATATCCGACATTGCTCACCACCTTGGCTGGACGCACGGGAAGGCATGGCGGGTTGCCCTCTGCGCAAGGATCGCTTCGCTGATCAAATCCACCGGCAACACACACGCTCTGACGGAAAAAGGACATCGGCATGCCCTGCGCATTGCACGCAACCACAGGCTGTGGGAGCAGTATCTGATCTCGTACGCAGATATCGCACCATCGCACGTCGACTGGTCAGTCGATCAGGTTGAGCACGTGCTTTCGGAAGAGCTCGTGCAACGACTGGAAGGTGCGCTCGCACAGCGAGGGATCATCGTGCCTTCACTCGCGAGCATCGGAGCAGGCACATCATGA
- a CDS encoding zinc ABC transporter substrate-binding protein — MSARLATVLATILCALCSLCALMSIAACTKRPSSPITTSSNAIRIVCTTGMVADIVQNIAGEHATVHALMGAGVDPHLYKPTRADIQQIMDADIVFTNGLLLEGKMAETFQNASNAGKAVVALGETLPHAELRSPAEFEGHPDPHVWMSPRLWSAVVEAARNSLKQHDPAHADEYDANTAVYLASIDELHTYAAQAVLTIPESQRVLVTAHDAFGYFGREYNIDVVGIQGISTESEAGVRDIERLVSLLVEKKVPAVFVESTVSDRNIRALIDGAKAQGQTVSIGGTLFSDAMGTSGTYEGTYIGMIDHNVTTIVHALGGNVPEHGLHGTLSENAR, encoded by the coding sequence ATGTCAGCACGACTAGCCACCGTTCTCGCCACAATTCTGTGTGCCCTGTGCTCGCTTTGTGCTTTGATGAGTATTGCTGCATGCACGAAGCGCCCGAGCAGCCCAATCACCACGTCCAGCAACGCCATTCGCATTGTTTGTACAACTGGTATGGTTGCCGACATTGTCCAGAACATCGCAGGCGAGCACGCGACCGTGCATGCACTGATGGGAGCTGGTGTCGATCCGCATCTGTACAAGCCAACACGTGCCGACATCCAGCAGATTATGGATGCCGACATTGTCTTTACGAACGGGTTGCTGCTCGAAGGAAAGATGGCGGAGACATTCCAGAATGCGTCAAACGCAGGAAAAGCAGTTGTTGCGCTCGGTGAAACTCTGCCACATGCGGAACTGCGATCGCCCGCAGAGTTTGAGGGACATCCCGATCCACATGTGTGGATGTCACCGAGGCTATGGAGTGCAGTTGTTGAAGCTGCGCGTAACAGTCTGAAGCAACACGACCCAGCGCATGCTGATGAGTACGACGCGAACACCGCAGTCTATCTTGCTTCGATCGATGAACTGCATACATACGCAGCACAGGCTGTGCTCACCATCCCGGAATCACAGCGAGTACTTGTAACAGCACACGACGCGTTCGGATACTTTGGGCGGGAGTACAACATCGACGTTGTTGGAATCCAGGGAATCAGCACAGAATCCGAGGCTGGCGTTCGCGACATTGAACGCCTTGTATCGCTACTGGTCGAAAAGAAGGTTCCTGCTGTGTTCGTCGAGTCCACAGTCTCCGATCGCAATATCCGCGCGCTGATCGACGGTGCGAAGGCACAGGGACAAACCGTCTCCATTGGTGGAACGTTGTTCAGCGATGCCATGGGCACATCGGGCACGTACGAGGGGACCTACATCGGCATGATCGATCACAACGTGACGACGATCGTGCACGCACTCGGCGGGAATGTCCCCGAACACGGTCTGCACGGCACACTCTCGGAGAATGCCCGGTGA